One region of Gemmatimonadales bacterium genomic DNA includes:
- the argH gene encoding argininosuccinate lyase: MKTLWSQATPPDELMLAYTVGDDRHWDGVLLQWDVIGSLGHIEGLLASGLISRADRDKIKATLRKALKAVRAGKLVIGPEHEDAHSAIEAWVTKRVGSAGERIHTGRSRNDQVAVDIRLFLKDRLLHLHSLALGLARALLTFADDHQDALWPGYTHLRRAMPSSAGLWAGALAGSLIDTAGSLDAVWRGVDRSPLGSGAGYGVPLPIQREVAASALGFGGLEHNVAQVQNGRGKLEGAVLFWCVQLGHDLSKLASDVILLSGEEFGVLELPAAFATGSSIMPHKRNPDVFELTRGRAASLEGDLAATLALRGKLTSGYHRDFQLLKEPLVRGLSRTEEMLAMMAQVVPALGVNRSRGLAMLEGGVLATDEVMRRVERGTPFRQAYREVAAAIKAGEALPAPTPKEIVARRKSTGGLGKLDLAVPKKQLAAAAEWNTAERRRFVKAVGALVGRN; encoded by the coding sequence ATGAAAACACTCTGGTCGCAGGCGACGCCGCCGGATGAGCTGATGCTCGCCTACACCGTGGGCGATGACCGTCATTGGGACGGCGTGCTCTTGCAGTGGGACGTGATCGGCAGTCTCGGGCATATCGAAGGGCTTCTGGCCTCTGGGCTGATCTCGCGGGCCGATCGCGACAAGATCAAGGCCACCCTGCGCAAGGCGCTCAAGGCCGTGCGTGCCGGCAAGCTCGTCATCGGCCCGGAGCACGAAGACGCCCACTCGGCCATCGAGGCCTGGGTCACCAAGCGAGTCGGCAGTGCTGGTGAGCGCATCCACACCGGGCGGTCGCGCAACGATCAGGTCGCGGTCGATATCCGGCTCTTCCTCAAAGATCGGCTGCTGCACCTGCACTCGCTGGCACTCGGCTTGGCGCGGGCGCTGCTGACCTTTGCCGACGACCATCAGGACGCGCTCTGGCCTGGCTATACCCATCTGCGGCGTGCGATGCCCTCGAGCGCCGGACTCTGGGCGGGTGCGCTGGCCGGCAGCCTGATCGACACCGCGGGGTCGCTCGACGCGGTCTGGCGCGGGGTCGATCGCTCGCCGCTGGGCAGCGGGGCTGGCTATGGTGTTCCGTTGCCGATTCAGCGTGAAGTGGCAGCCTCTGCGTTAGGCTTCGGCGGTCTCGAACACAACGTTGCACAGGTACAGAACGGCCGCGGCAAGCTCGAGGGTGCTGTGCTCTTCTGGTGCGTTCAGCTTGGCCACGACCTGTCGAAGCTCGCAAGCGACGTAATTCTGCTGAGCGGCGAGGAATTCGGTGTGCTCGAACTGCCGGCGGCGTTTGCGACCGGGTCGAGCATCATGCCCCACAAGCGGAACCCCGATGTCTTCGAACTGACCCGGGGACGAGCTGCGTCGCTCGAGGGCGATCTTGCCGCTACGCTGGCGTTGCGCGGCAAGCTGACGAGCGGCTACCATCGCGACTTTCAGCTGCTCAAAGAGCCCCTGGTGCGCGGGCTCTCGCGCACCGAGGAAATGCTCGCGATGATGGCGCAGGTCGTGCCTGCGCTGGGCGTCAACCGAAGCCGCGGTCTTGCCATGCTCGAAGGCGGCGTTCTGGCTACCGACGAAGTGATGCGTCGTGTCGAGCGCGGAACCCCGTTCCGGCAGGCTTATCGCGAAGTTGCCGCTGCGATCAAAGCCGGTGAGGCACTGCCGGCGCCGACACCCAAGGAAATCGTGGCGCGTCGCAAGTCGACCGGCGGCCTCGGCAAGCTCGACCTTGCCGTTCCGAAGAAGCAGTTGGCGGCAGCGGCCGAATGGAACACGGCTGAGCGTCGTCGCTTCGTCAAAGCGGTCGGCGCGCTGGTCGGGAGGAACTGA
- a CDS encoding M20/M25/M40 family metallo-hydrolase — protein MRNEVEFLKELVAIPSVSGTEAEIATFVEGRARALGLDVVNDDTGVKIIVETGRPGRTLAFISHLDVVPAGEGWTRDPFTPTVEGDLLYGRGSGDAKASVSAMFMAALDFAERRGEDVGGRLVVVFGLGEETRNTSMGRAVATLPPIDATVVGEPTNLRISNAQRGLMMVDLIAKGDQRHAGYASQGGFTNAITELASDLVKLPDLLSERIHPILGRATVTATMMSAGVSRNVTPPSAKAILDIRSTPSWEHSEIAEVLRTALDCEVVVTSERLVPCETPAQSRLLDAARRLNPTIETFGSPTCSDWVFVRHTDAVKVGPGTSTRSHTPDESVDLPEVVAARGFYRALAEEYLR, from the coding sequence TTGCGGAATGAAGTCGAGTTTCTGAAGGAGTTGGTGGCGATTCCCTCGGTCAGTGGAACCGAAGCGGAGATCGCCACCTTCGTCGAGGGTCGGGCCCGCGCCCTTGGCCTCGATGTTGTCAACGACGACACCGGCGTCAAGATCATCGTCGAGACAGGGCGGCCGGGTCGGACCCTCGCGTTCATTTCCCACCTCGATGTCGTTCCCGCGGGCGAAGGGTGGACCCGCGATCCGTTCACGCCGACGGTCGAAGGCGATCTCCTCTACGGTCGCGGCTCAGGCGATGCCAAAGCATCGGTGTCAGCGATGTTCATGGCGGCGCTCGATTTTGCCGAGCGACGTGGGGAGGACGTGGGCGGCCGCCTCGTGGTCGTCTTCGGACTGGGCGAAGAGACGCGGAACACGAGCATGGGTCGCGCGGTTGCGACACTGCCGCCGATCGATGCAACCGTCGTTGGTGAGCCTACCAACCTGCGGATCTCCAATGCGCAGCGCGGCTTGATGATGGTCGATCTGATTGCCAAGGGCGATCAGCGTCATGCCGGCTACGCGTCCCAGGGCGGCTTTACCAACGCGATTACCGAGCTGGCCAGCGACCTCGTCAAGTTGCCCGACCTGCTGAGTGAGCGGATTCACCCGATTCTGGGCCGGGCCACGGTCACCGCAACGATGATGTCGGCCGGGGTGAGCCGCAACGTCACGCCCCCGTCGGCCAAGGCGATCCTCGATATTCGGAGCACGCCGTCGTGGGAGCATTCCGAAATCGCCGAGGTGCTTCGTACGGCGCTCGACTGCGAAGTCGTGGTAACGTCGGAACGGTTGGTGCCCTGCGAGACGCCAGCACAGTCGCGGCTGCTCGATGCGGCCCGACGCCTCAATCCGACGATCGAGACCTTTGGCAGTCCAACCTGTTCTGATTGGGTGTTCGTCCGTCACACCGACGCCGTCAAAGTCGGACCTGGCACCAGTACGCGGTCGCACACGCCAGACGAGAGCGTCGACCTTCCCGAAGTGGTCGCTGCACGCGGATTCTATCGGGCTCTGGCCGAGGAGTACCTCCGATGA